One Xenopus tropicalis strain Nigerian chromosome 8, UCB_Xtro_10.0, whole genome shotgun sequence genomic window carries:
- the LOC108644478 gene encoding NACHT, LRR and PYD domains-containing protein 14: MADFRGRVVTNDELQQFRQQLARYEDHQLGIFYKYFRDDLHYIISSLDTQSVLRELNFRHCVSVEHYQAIKKQCGASVFAEMLVEDIQASGRDAVLGLWESLFALQNDHPHPNLLGVLDELSQTGHCLERNVMLDKCGPDLHPDLKACRLQHREDLLQKTQYLVEHRAPGLTTESQSFSITERYLDLIVVSSQHFRSRPQHELIVTGGIHEHYLQRAQSNLERISPNRLFRWCHRKRCVPQAVLVSGVPGVGKTTLMQKFVYDWANGNLYQRFAFVFSFKFRDLSNKEELSLAQMIVDEYPYLHSQLERILQNPKHLLFIFDGLDESKDQIDLKQNQLCTNPRSMQTVSAIVSSLVRQSLLPGCSVLITSRPTRLATVETSVFNRISEIMGFFPKEREKYFLHFFRDYTMGEKAFHYVRENGMLYTFCYIPSYCWIICTVLSMCFRAQRANSAQTVEFLPKTVTQLYASFISNILANHCQAGTIDKNFLISIGRMAEYGVNSRILSFTKEDLDGFSVDASSHLATSFVMESGQPPHVSYSFLHLTIQEFMAALGYYLDYSPEGLQKALEEAKSTEDGRGEIFLRFISGLSDSSTRSLLKPYVGDLSAPAAKHVISFLQKSIPNLNSQNPDNRKVLNVFACLTESRNKVLVSSSIGLNRQLDFRDFYLAPLDCTVLAFILESCRETELLDLGACFIQTEGLERISAALHTVTDVRLANNNLRDEDVQCIYSILTHPQCRIQRLSLRNNGLTELSCLPLALAVSENTSLRDLDLSKNKLAGEDFYKLLEVLSAPMCRIERLALQEAKLTPQYAASLLCLTNNPNLTHLNISSNFFGDAGYPHIKEFILIHPSLKEIRVGLNDFSEATEGNLQQLQTRRPDVAIIL, from the exons ATGGCCGACTTTCGTGGCAGAGTTGTTACTAACG ATGAGCTTCAGCAGTTCCGGCAGCAGTTGGCTCGGTATGAAGACCACCAGTTGGGTATATTCTATAAGTATTTCCGGGATGATCTGCATTATATTATTTCATCTCTAGACACCCAGAGTGTCCTGAGGGAGCTGAACTTCCGGCATTGTGTCTCTGTGGAG CACTATCAAGCTATAAAGAAGCAATGTGGCGCCTCTGTGTTTGCTGAGATGCTGGTAGAAGATATTCAAGCATCTGGGAGAGACGCCGTGCTGGGATTATGGGAAAGTCTCTTTGCTCTACAGAATGATCACCCTCACCCCAACCTGCTGGGGGTGCTGGATGAACTCAGCCAAACAG GTCATTGTCTGGAGCGGAATGTCATGTTGGACAAATGTGGCCCTGATCTGCATCCGGATCTCAAAG CCTGCCGGTTACAGCACAGAGAGGATCTTCTGCAGAAAACTCAGTACCTGGTGGAACACAGAGCCCCAGGATTAACCACCGAGAGTCAGAGTTTCAGTATCACTGAGCGCTATTTAGACCTCATAGTTGTCTCCAGCCAGCACTTCCGGTCTCGTCCTCAGCACGAGCTGATTGTAACAGGGGGAATCCATGAACATTACTTACAGAGAGCTCAGAGTAACCTGGAGAGGATTAGCCCTAACCGGCTGTTCCGCTGGTGCCACAGAAAGAGATGTGTGCCACAGGCAGTGCTGGTGAGCGGAGTGCCAGGGGTGGGGAAAACCACATTAATGCAGAAGTTTGTCTATGACTGGGCCAATGGGAACCTCTACCagagatttgcctttgtcttctCCTTCAAATTCCGGGATCTCAGTAATAAGGAGGAGCTGAGCCTGGCACAGATGATTGTTGATGAATATCCCTATCTACACAGTCAGCTTGAGAGAATATTACAAAATCCTAAGCATCTACTCTTTATTTTTGATGGCCTGGATGAAAGCAAAGACCAAATTGATTTAAAGCAAAATCAACTGTGCACCAACCCCCGTTCCATGCAAACAGTTAGTGCGATTGTGTCCAGTTTGGTGAGACAGTCTCTCCTTCCCGGCTGTTCTGTCCTAATAACCAGTCGCCCAACCAGACTAGCAACAGTGGAAACTTCTGTTTTTAACAGAATATCTGAAATTATGGGCTTTTTCcccaaagaaagagaaaagtattttctgcatttttttagagATTATACAATGGGGGAGAAGGCTTTCCATTATGTGAGGGAGAACGGGATGCTGTACACATTCTGCTACATCCCATCCTACTGCTGGATCATCTGTACCGTCTTATCCATGTGCTTCAGGGCCCAAAGGGCAAACTCAGCGCAGACTGTGGAATTCCTTCCCAAAACGGTCACACAGCTTTATGCCAGTTTTATTAGTAACATCCTTGCCAATCACTGCCAGGCAGGGACTATTGATAAGAATTTCCTGATATCCATTGGCCGGATGGCAGAGTATGGGGTAAATAGTCGCATTCTTTCATTTACTAAAGAAGATTTAGACGGATTTAGTGTGGATGCTTCCTCACATTTAGCTACAAGCTTTGTGATGGAGAGTGGGCAGCCTCCCCACGTGTCCTATTCCTTCTTGCATCTAACCATACAGGAGTTCATGGCTGCCTTGGGTTACTACCTTGACTATTCCCCTGAGGGGCTGCAGAAGGCTCTTGAGGAGGCAAAATCAACAGAAGACGGCCGTGGGGAAATATTCCTTCGTTTCATATCAGGACTCTCTGACAGTTCCACCAGATCGCTGTTGAAGCCGTATGTAGGGGATTTATCCGCTCCAGCCGCCAAACATGTTATCAGCTTTCTTCAGAAGTCCATTCCCAATCTCAACAGTCAGAATCCTGACAACAGGAAAGTTCTCAATGTATTTGCCTGCCTCACTGAGTCTCGGAACAAAGTGCTTGTGTCCTCATCCATTGGATTAAACAGACAACTTGATTTTCGTGATTTCTACCTGGCGCCTCTGGACTGCACAGTGTTGGCTTTTATCCTGGAATCCTGTAGGGAAACAGAACTTCTAGACCTTGGTGCCTGTTTTATTCAGACTGAAGGACTGGAGAGAATATCAGCTGCTCTACACACTGTTACTGATGTCAG ACTCGCAAACAACAATCTGAGGGATGAGGACGTGCAGTGCATTTATTCCATATTAACTCACCCGCAGTGCCGGATCCAAAGGCTCAG CCTGAGGAACAACGGTCTGACGGAGTTAAGCTGCCTCCCATTGGCTTTGGCAGTCAGTGAAAACACATCCTTGAGGGACCTGGATCTGTCCAAGAACAAACTGGCCGGGGAGGATTTCTATAAGTTGCTGGAGGTTCTTTCTGCCCCAATGTGCAGGATAGAGCGTTTGGC GCTCCAGGAGGCCAAGCTGACCCCACAATATGCTGCATCACTGCTTTGTCTGactaacaaccccaacctcacGCACCTCAACATCAGCAGCAATTTCTTTGGTGACGCTGGTTACCCCCATATAAAGGAATTTATACTGATACACCCCAGCCTGAAGGAGATCAG GGTTGGGCTGAACGATTTTTCAGAAGCGACAGAAGGGAACCTGCAGCAGCTGCAGACACGCAGGCCGGATGTGGCCATTATATTATGA